The Triticum aestivum cultivar Chinese Spring chromosome 3A, IWGSC CS RefSeq v2.1, whole genome shotgun sequence genome includes a region encoding these proteins:
- the LOC123059896 gene encoding E3 ubiquitin-protein ligase SINA-like 2: MDGSSSSKRKAEAQREGESSAKRLNVTVGMEHLDCPICLKPLRPPILQCSVGHFVCSHCCTHQLDGKCHLCSVETTFERCFGMEHVVESVTVACSNEMYGCAETVTYYKKEEHKEACPYAPCFCPEPGCGFAGPTKVLLEHFTTQHKCPLTTLPDSGTVSLCLQPGLHVLQCTRNSYFFLLSMASEPFGHVISVVCVKPNRRKSKFTCNLSYDCITTGCCGSTNCHIRSSSLSDGLPTVYDLILPKGKVSDDANGIMLRATINQQTLSHSRSCFRGKGPTSALQHRPDTCDEDDDDDIPKSHRRSHPAKEEEEEVEEDENDEDNEEEEEDERPLSVRRSHLAEEEEEEDERPLSLRRSHPAVQLRPNTYHDDGQVEEDEEDARPVSVSRPRVRGTAPARVVLQSDTDDEDYFPIAFRSARLQGTPPAPAVQERHYFDTSDEDDLPIAFRPFIRGTT; the protein is encoded by the exons ATGGATGGCAGTAGCTCCAGCAAGAGAAAAGCCGAAGCGcagcgagagggagagagcagcGCCAAAAGGCTGAATgtcactgtggggatggagcaccTTGACTGCCCCATCTGCTTGAAGCCCCTCAGGCCTCCAATACTCCAG TGCTCCGTGGGGCATTTCGTATGCTCGCATTGCTGTACGCATCAACTGGATGGCAAGTGCCATTTATGCTCTGTAGAGACTACATTCGAGCGCTGCTTTGGGATGGAACATGTTGTCGAGTCAGTCACAGTAGCTTGCTCCAATGAGATGTACGGATGTGCCGAGACAGTCACCTACTACAAGAAAGAAGAGCACAAGGAGGCATGCCCATACGCCCCATGCTTCTGCCCAGAGCCTGGTTGTGGCTTCGCTGGACCAACAAAGGTGCTCCTGGAACATTTCACGACCCAGCACAAGTGTCCATTGACAACCCTCCCAGACTCTGGCACAGTGTCTCTCTGCCTGCAGCCGGGCTTACATGTTTTGCAATGCACCAGGAACAGCTACTTTTTCTTGCTCAGCATGGCATCAGAGCCTTTTGGACATGTCATCTCAGTCGTCTGTGTCAAACCAAACAGGAGGAAATCGAAGTTCACATGTAATCTGAGTTACGACTGCATAACAACTGGCTGTTGTGGAAGTACAAACTGCCACATAAGGAGCTCTTCACTCTCTGATGGGCTTCCGACAGTGTATGACTTAATACTTCCCAAGGGAAAGGTTTCTGACGATGCAAACGGTATCATGCTTAGAGCCACCATTAATCAGCAAACTTTAAGTCACAGCAGATCTTGTTTTCGAGGGAAGGGCCCAACTTCTGCACTTCAACATAGGCCCGATACttgtgatgaggatgatgatgatgatataccTAAAAGTCATAGAAGATCTCACCCTgctaaggaggaggaggaggaggtggaggaggacgaGAATGATGAggacaatgaggaggaggaggaagatgaaagaCCTTTAAGTGTCAGAAGATCCCACcttgctgaggaggaggaggaggaggatgaacgaCCTTTAAGTCTCAGAAGATCTCACCCTGCTGTtcaactaaggcccaatacttaTCATGATGATGGGCaggtggaggaggacgaggaggatgcTAGACCTGTAAGTGTCAGCAGACCCCGTGTTCGAGGAACGGCTCCGGCTCGTGTTGTTCTACAATCTGATACCGATGATGAGGATTATTTTCCTATAGCTTTCAGAAGTGCCCGTCTCCAAGGAACGCCTCCAGCTCCTGCAGTTCAAGAAAGGCACTATTTTGACACCAGTGATGAGGATGATTTACCTATAGCTTTCAGACCCTTTATTCGAGGAACGACTTAG